One stretch of Bradyrhizobium canariense DNA includes these proteins:
- a CDS encoding cytochrome P450, which yields MNTNATELAASFDLEKLTPAFYADPYPTYRALREHEPVKRLPNGSYFLTRYDDLVSAYKSTKLFSSDKRKEFAPKYGDSLLYEHHTTSLVFNDPPAHTRVRRLIMGALSPRAIAEMEPYLIALVDRLLDALAAKGNVELIADFASAIPVEVIGNLLDVPHEEREPLRDWSLAILGALEPVIGPDAFARGNNAVKDFLAYLEILVERRRAEPGNPERDVLTRLIQGEDNGERLTSKELLHNCIFLLNAGHETTTNLIGNGLVALSGHPAQKQRLIENPDLIKTAVEEILRFESSNQLGNRMTTEPVELGGVALPAGTPITLCIGAANRDPAQFADPEGLDIGRTPNRHLAFATGPHQCAGMALARLEGAIAISRFLARFPGYALNGAPVRGGRVRFRGFLSVPCEVR from the coding sequence ATGAATACAAATGCGACAGAACTCGCGGCCAGTTTCGACCTCGAGAAACTGACCCCGGCGTTCTATGCCGACCCCTATCCGACCTATCGTGCACTGCGGGAGCATGAACCGGTCAAACGGCTGCCGAACGGCTCCTATTTTCTGACGCGCTATGACGACCTGGTCAGCGCCTACAAAAGCACGAAACTCTTCAGTTCCGACAAGAGGAAGGAGTTCGCGCCGAAATACGGCGATTCGCTGCTCTATGAACACCACACCACCAGCCTCGTTTTCAACGATCCGCCCGCGCACACCCGCGTGCGCCGGCTGATCATGGGCGCGCTGTCGCCCCGCGCGATCGCGGAGATGGAGCCCTATCTGATCGCGCTGGTGGATCGGCTGCTCGATGCCCTCGCTGCGAAAGGCAATGTCGAACTGATCGCCGATTTTGCATCCGCGATCCCCGTTGAAGTGATCGGCAATCTGCTTGATGTGCCCCACGAAGAGCGCGAGCCATTGCGCGACTGGTCGCTGGCGATCCTGGGCGCGCTGGAGCCGGTGATCGGGCCTGACGCTTTTGCGCGCGGCAACAACGCCGTGAAGGATTTTCTCGCCTATCTGGAAATCCTGGTCGAGCGGCGACGGGCCGAACCGGGCAATCCGGAACGCGACGTGTTGACGCGGCTCATTCAGGGTGAAGACAATGGCGAGCGGCTGACCTCAAAGGAATTGCTGCATAACTGCATCTTCCTGCTCAATGCCGGACATGAGACCACCACCAACCTGATCGGCAACGGATTGGTGGCGCTATCGGGCCATCCCGCGCAGAAGCAGCGGCTGATCGAAAATCCTGATTTGATCAAAACCGCGGTCGAGGAAATCCTGAGGTTCGAAAGCTCGAACCAGCTCGGCAATCGCATGACGACCGAACCGGTCGAACTTGGCGGCGTCGCGCTACCCGCGGGGACGCCGATAACGCTGTGCATCGGCGCCGCCAATCGCGATCCCGCGCAATTCGCAGACCCCGAGGGGCTCGATATCGGCCGCACGCCGAACCGGCATCTGGCCTTTGCCACCGGCCCGCACCAATGCGCCGGGATGGCGCTGGCGCGGCTGGAAGGCGCCATCGCGATCTCACGATTTTTAGCGCGCTTTCCCGGCTATGCGCTGAATGGCGCACCGGTTCGGGGTGGGCGCGTTCGCTTTCGCGGATTTTTGAGCGTGCCGTGCGAGGTCCGCTAG
- a CDS encoding ABC transporter permease: MLNFLAKRLAQLIPTLFFVSVMIFSLQQLLPGDPALVMAGEERDPAVIAQIRQQYRLDRPIPVQYLYWVKGVLSGDFGESLRNKEPVRSLIAEKLPVTLQLASMAIVIALLIGIPAGIVSAVKKGTAWDYAANLFSLWGISTPNFWLGIMLIFLFSIKLGWLPASGYVSLAENWRASIASTIMPAFVLGNAIAAILMRHTRAAMLQVLDSDYIRTARAKGISESAVILKHALRNALTPVITLGALELGTLLSGAVLTEQIFSIPGFGKLIVDAVFNRDYAVVQGVVLVTATTYITLNLIADLAYILANPRLRDST; this comes from the coding sequence TTTTTCGCTGCAGCAATTGCTGCCCGGCGATCCCGCGCTTGTCATGGCCGGCGAGGAGCGCGATCCCGCGGTCATTGCGCAGATCCGCCAGCAATACCGGCTCGATCGGCCGATCCCGGTCCAGTATCTCTATTGGGTGAAAGGCGTGTTGTCCGGCGACTTCGGCGAGTCGCTTCGCAACAAGGAGCCGGTGCGCAGCCTGATCGCGGAGAAACTGCCCGTCACGTTGCAATTGGCGTCAATGGCGATCGTGATCGCTCTCCTGATCGGCATTCCCGCAGGCATCGTCTCGGCGGTCAAGAAAGGTACGGCCTGGGACTACGCCGCAAACCTGTTTTCGCTGTGGGGCATCTCGACACCCAATTTCTGGCTCGGGATCATGCTGATCTTCCTGTTCTCGATCAAATTGGGCTGGCTGCCGGCATCGGGCTATGTGTCGCTTGCCGAAAACTGGCGCGCCAGTATTGCCTCAACGATCATGCCGGCCTTTGTGCTCGGAAACGCCATCGCCGCTATCCTGATGCGGCACACCCGTGCCGCCATGTTGCAGGTGCTCGACAGCGATTACATTCGCACCGCGCGCGCCAAGGGCATTTCCGAAAGCGCCGTGATCCTGAAACACGCCTTGCGCAACGCGCTCACGCCCGTCATCACGCTGGGCGCGCTCGAACTCGGCACGTTGCTGTCCGGCGCGGTGCTGACCGAGCAGATTTTCTCTATTCCCGGCTTCGGCAAGCTGATCGTGGATGCGGTATTCAACCGCGATTATGCCGTCGTGCAAGGCGTCGTGCTGGTCACCGCCACGACCTATATCACGCTGAACCTGATCGCCGATCTCGCCTACATCCTGGCCAATCCCCGACTGAGGGATAGCACATGA
- a CDS encoding ABC transporter permease: protein MTEAVLGARPATAIGEWESPARRALRRLLRRKGAVVGLVVIATFVVLALFAPLIAPYDPIATSWTMVRKPPSMLHWFGTDDLGRDVLSRVIYGTRASLTAGAISVGIAFSVGVPLGLLSGYRGGFIDALISRITDAMLACPFLILAIALAAFLGPSLGNAMIAIGISATPIFVRLTRGQTMNVKVEDYVEAARAVGNPPWRIAVVHILPNIMPALLVQATLSIAAAIIAEAALSFLGLGQQPPGPSWGSMLNAAQRFLSNAPWMALWPGLAIFLVVLSFNLVGDGLRDALDPHAE, encoded by the coding sequence ATGACCGAGGCAGTGCTTGGCGCCAGGCCGGCTACCGCGATCGGCGAATGGGAAAGCCCGGCCCGGCGCGCGTTGCGCCGGCTGCTGCGGCGCAAGGGCGCGGTCGTGGGGCTGGTCGTGATCGCGACGTTTGTTGTGCTCGCGCTCTTTGCGCCCTTGATTGCGCCCTACGATCCGATCGCCACCAGTTGGACCATGGTGCGCAAACCGCCTTCGATGCTGCACTGGTTCGGCACCGACGATCTTGGCCGCGATGTCCTCAGCCGCGTGATCTACGGAACACGCGCCTCGCTGACGGCAGGCGCCATCTCGGTCGGTATCGCGTTCAGCGTCGGCGTGCCGCTGGGGCTGCTGTCCGGCTACCGGGGCGGTTTCATCGATGCCTTGATCAGCCGCATCACCGACGCCATGCTGGCCTGCCCGTTCCTGATCCTTGCGATCGCGCTCGCCGCGTTCCTGGGTCCGAGCCTCGGCAACGCCATGATCGCCATCGGCATTTCGGCAACCCCGATCTTCGTGAGGTTGACCCGCGGCCAGACCATGAATGTCAAGGTCGAGGACTACGTCGAGGCCGCGCGCGCTGTCGGCAATCCGCCCTGGCGGATCGCTGTGGTTCACATTCTGCCCAACATCATGCCGGCGCTGTTGGTGCAGGCCACGCTTTCCATTGCTGCGGCCATTATCGCCGAAGCCGCACTGTCGTTCCTGGGCCTGGGACAGCAGCCGCCCGGGCCATCCTGGGGCAGCATGCTGAATGCCGCGCAACGCTTCCTGAGCAACGCGCCATGGATGGCGCTGTGGCCGGGGCTGGCGATCTTTCTCGTGGTGCTATCGTTCAACCTGGTCGGTGACGGATTGCGCGACGCGCTTGATCCGCACGCCGAGTAA
- a CDS encoding MexW/MexI family multidrug efflux RND transporter permease subunit translates to MVWTDIFIKRPVLSVVVSLLILLIGFKAATSLPIRQYPKLSNTVVNVTTVYPGASADLIQGFITTPIEQAVASAEGVDYMTSSSVLGTSTIQVYIKLNFDPNQALTEVLAKVNSVKYLIPKESNDPIVTKTTGQTTAVMYLGFSSEVLSGSAISDYLTRVVQPVLSTVDGVASADILGGQTFAMRLWLDPVRMAGRGVSAGDVAAAIAANNFQAAAGQSKGYFIVSNVSTNTDLQNLDQFKRMIIKSKDGGFVRVEDVATVELAAQSSDASVAFNGEHAIFIGVQATPQGNPLTLVKGVRALFPELERNLPPSMKMKVAYDSTKFIQSSIDEVEKTLGEAIIIVVVVIFLFLASFRSVIIPVVTIPLSLVGVCTLMLIMGFSINLLTLLAMVLAIGLVVDDAIVVVENIHRHLEEGKPPVQAAMQGAREIVGPVISMTITLAAVYAPIGFLGGLTGALFREFAFTLAGSVIVSGVIALTLSPMMCSVFLKNAEEGRFAKIVNKVFGAVTRWYGRQLDRSLDYRPITAMFALTILGLVGFLYMHTSKELAPEEDQGIVFAVTKAPKYANIDYADFYGEKLDKEFAKFPETDLRFVLNGINGPQGGIAGMLLKPWDERKRSAIALKPLVQAELSKIEGVSAFAFNLPPLPGGPGGLPVQMVISSTAGFQAVYEQMVKLKDAARKSGLFIVSDSDLDFNQPVVRIKIDRTKASDLGITMQSIGNTLATLLGGNYVNRFNLEGRSYQVIPQVPRDKRLSPESLGEYYISTATGQQVPLSTLVSIDTGTDPNALTHYNQLNSATFQAVPMPGVTVGQAVDFLEGEAKKLPAGFSHDYLADSRQYVQEGNQLAVTFGFALIIIFLVLAAQFESLRDPLVIMISVPMAIVGAMLPLFFGVATMNIYTQVGLLTLVGLISKHGILMVEFANELQLNEGLDRRSAIEMAARVRLRPILMTTAAMVTGLIPLLTASGAGAASRFSIGLVVVAGMSIGTLFTLFVLPAVYVAIATDHRAGAESKRAKEIADFDLGPKVLKAS, encoded by the coding sequence ATGGTATGGACCGACATCTTCATCAAGCGGCCCGTGTTATCAGTGGTCGTAAGCCTGCTGATCCTCCTGATCGGATTCAAGGCCGCGACCAGCCTGCCGATCCGGCAATATCCGAAACTGTCGAACACGGTCGTCAATGTCACCACGGTTTATCCCGGTGCGTCGGCCGACCTGATCCAGGGCTTCATCACGACCCCGATCGAACAGGCCGTCGCATCGGCCGAAGGCGTCGACTATATGACGTCGTCTTCGGTGCTCGGAACCAGCACCATCCAGGTCTACATCAAGCTGAATTTTGATCCGAACCAGGCGCTGACTGAGGTCCTCGCCAAGGTGAACTCGGTCAAATATCTGATTCCGAAGGAATCGAACGATCCGATCGTGACCAAGACCACCGGCCAGACCACGGCCGTGATGTATCTCGGCTTCTCCAGCGAGGTGCTGTCGGGTTCGGCGATATCGGATTATCTGACGCGCGTCGTTCAGCCGGTGCTGTCGACGGTCGACGGCGTCGCTTCCGCCGATATTCTGGGCGGCCAGACGTTCGCGATGCGTTTATGGCTCGATCCGGTTCGCATGGCGGGTCGCGGCGTTTCCGCCGGCGACGTTGCCGCGGCGATTGCGGCCAATAATTTCCAGGCCGCCGCCGGTCAATCCAAGGGTTATTTCATCGTCTCGAACGTGTCGACCAATACCGACCTGCAGAATCTCGATCAATTCAAGCGCATGATCATCAAGTCCAAGGACGGCGGCTTTGTACGGGTGGAGGACGTCGCCACCGTCGAACTTGCGGCGCAAAGCAGCGACGCCAGCGTCGCCTTCAATGGCGAGCATGCGATCTTTATCGGCGTTCAGGCGACGCCGCAGGGCAATCCCTTGACGCTGGTCAAAGGCGTTCGCGCGTTGTTCCCGGAGTTGGAGCGCAACCTGCCGCCGTCAATGAAAATGAAGGTGGCCTACGATTCCACCAAATTCATTCAGTCTTCGATCGACGAGGTCGAGAAAACGCTGGGCGAAGCGATCATCATCGTCGTCGTCGTCATCTTCCTGTTCCTGGCCTCGTTCCGCTCGGTGATCATCCCGGTGGTGACCATTCCGTTGTCGCTGGTTGGCGTGTGCACCCTGATGCTGATCATGGGATTCAGTATCAACCTTTTGACGCTGCTGGCGATGGTGCTGGCGATCGGACTGGTGGTCGACGACGCCATCGTGGTGGTGGAGAATATTCACCGGCATCTCGAGGAGGGCAAACCCCCGGTGCAGGCCGCCATGCAGGGCGCCCGCGAGATCGTCGGTCCCGTCATATCCATGACGATCACGCTGGCCGCGGTGTATGCGCCGATCGGCTTCCTCGGTGGCCTGACCGGCGCGCTGTTCCGGGAGTTTGCGTTCACGCTGGCCGGCTCGGTGATCGTATCCGGCGTCATCGCGTTGACGCTATCGCCGATGATGTGTTCGGTCTTCCTGAAGAACGCCGAGGAAGGCCGATTTGCGAAGATCGTCAACAAGGTCTTTGGCGCGGTGACGCGCTGGTATGGCCGGCAGCTCGACCGTTCGCTCGATTATCGTCCGATCACCGCAATGTTCGCGCTGACCATCCTCGGGCTGGTCGGCTTCCTCTACATGCATACGTCGAAGGAGCTGGCGCCTGAAGAGGATCAGGGCATCGTGTTCGCGGTGACCAAGGCGCCGAAATACGCCAACATCGACTATGCGGATTTTTACGGCGAGAAGCTCGACAAGGAATTCGCCAAATTCCCGGAGACCGATCTGCGCTTTGTTTTGAACGGCATCAACGGTCCGCAAGGCGGCATCGCCGGCATGCTGCTCAAACCGTGGGATGAGCGAAAGCGCTCGGCGATCGCGCTCAAGCCGCTGGTTCAGGCCGAACTCAGCAAGATCGAAGGCGTCAGTGCATTCGCCTTCAACCTGCCGCCGCTGCCGGGCGGCCCCGGCGGCTTGCCGGTGCAGATGGTGATCAGCTCGACCGCCGGATTCCAGGCGGTTTACGAGCAAATGGTCAAGCTCAAGGACGCCGCGCGCAAGAGCGGATTGTTCATCGTCAGCGACAGCGATCTCGACTTCAATCAGCCGGTGGTTCGGATCAAGATCGACCGGACCAAGGCCAGCGATCTCGGCATCACCATGCAGAGCATTGGCAATACGCTCGCGACCTTGCTTGGCGGAAATTACGTCAACCGGTTCAACCTCGAGGGACGATCGTACCAGGTCATCCCGCAGGTGCCGCGCGACAAGCGGTTGTCGCCGGAATCGCTGGGCGAATATTACATCTCGACGGCGACAGGTCAGCAGGTGCCGCTGTCGACGCTGGTATCGATCGATACCGGGACCGATCCCAACGCGCTGACGCATTACAACCAGTTGAACTCCGCCACCTTCCAGGCCGTGCCGATGCCCGGTGTGACCGTCGGGCAGGCGGTCGATTTCCTCGAGGGTGAGGCCAAGAAGCTGCCGGCCGGCTTCAGCCACGACTATCTGGCGGATTCCCGGCAATATGTGCAGGAAGGCAACCAGCTCGCGGTGACCTTCGGCTTTGCGCTGATCATCATCTTCCTGGTGCTGGCGGCGCAATTCGAGAGCCTGCGCGATCCTCTGGTCATCATGATCAGCGTTCCCATGGCGATCGTCGGTGCGATGCTGCCGTTGTTCTTTGGCGTCGCCACGATGAACATCTATACCCAGGTCGGCCTGCTCACGCTGGTTGGACTGATCAGCAAGCACGGCATCCTGATGGTCGAATTCGCCAACGAGTTGCAGCTCAATGAGGGGCTCGACCGGCGTTCGGCGATCGAGATGGCGGCGCGGGTCCGGCTTCGTCCGATCCTGATGACGACCGCCGCGATGGTCACCGGCTTGATTCCGCTGCTGACGGCGAGCGGGGCGGGTGCGGCGAGCCGGTTCTCGATCGGGCTTGTCGTCGTCGCCGGCATGTCGATCGGCACGCTGTTCACGCTGTTCGTGCTGCCCGCGGTCTATGTGGCGATCGCCACCGATCACAGGGCGGGCGCCGAATCCAAGCGGGCCAAGGAAATCGCTGACTTCGATCTCGGCCCGAAAGTGCTCAAGGCGAGCTAA
- a CDS encoding thiamine pyrophosphate-dependent enzyme, translating to MSKANLLERRSVVSSLLAKRKDAVVVGGLGASTYDIAAAGDHDRNFYLWGAMGGAVMIGLGVALAQPKLPVIVITGDGEMLMGIGSLATVGLQKPKNLTIVVLDNERYGETGGQASHTAATVDLVGAAKACGISDVRAIATMAEIEAFASAIQDVSAGPRFASVKIDGANLERVLANRDGTFLVNRIRGALGFNAI from the coding sequence ATGAGCAAGGCTAATCTTCTCGAACGGCGCAGCGTTGTTTCCAGCCTGCTGGCCAAGCGCAAGGATGCCGTGGTGGTCGGCGGATTGGGCGCTTCGACCTACGATATCGCCGCGGCCGGTGACCACGATCGCAACTTCTATCTGTGGGGCGCCATGGGCGGCGCGGTCATGATCGGACTTGGCGTGGCTCTGGCACAACCCAAGCTGCCGGTGATCGTGATCACAGGCGACGGCGAGATGCTGATGGGCATCGGGAGTCTCGCGACCGTTGGTCTGCAAAAGCCCAAGAATCTCACGATCGTCGTGCTCGACAACGAGCGCTACGGCGAGACCGGCGGACAGGCGAGCCACACCGCCGCTACCGTTGATCTGGTCGGCGCTGCCAAGGCATGCGGCATATCTGACGTCCGGGCGATCGCCACCATGGCCGAGATCGAGGCCTTTGCCTCTGCAATCCAGGACGTTTCCGCCGGGCCGCGCTTTGCCAGCGTCAAGATCGATGGCGCCAATCTCGAGCGGGTGCTCGCCAATCGCGACGGCACCTTTCTCGTGAATCGCATCCGCGGCGCGCTGGGATTCAACGCGATCTAG
- a CDS encoding thiamine pyrophosphate-binding protein: MHARADTASETLPTWPDDIFTILQRFDVRQVPYVPDAGHSQLIERVLATPSMRAVPLTTEEEGVALLAGAWAGGQRGALLMQSSGVGNCINMLSLTQVLRFPFLTLVTMRGEWGEFNPWQVPMGSSTQAVFELSGIKVLRASHPDEVREVVEAGAGQAYNACTPTAVLLSQRLIGAKVFVK; encoded by the coding sequence ATGCACGCTCGCGCCGACACGGCTTCCGAAACCCTGCCTACCTGGCCGGACGATATTTTTACGATTTTGCAGCGGTTCGACGTCCGCCAAGTGCCCTATGTGCCGGATGCCGGACATTCGCAGCTGATCGAGCGCGTGCTGGCCACCCCCTCGATGCGGGCGGTGCCGCTGACCACGGAAGAAGAGGGCGTGGCGCTGCTGGCCGGGGCCTGGGCCGGCGGCCAGCGCGGCGCGCTGCTGATGCAGTCGAGCGGCGTCGGCAATTGCATCAACATGCTGTCATTGACCCAAGTGCTCCGCTTTCCGTTCCTGACGCTGGTGACGATGCGCGGCGAATGGGGCGAATTCAATCCCTGGCAGGTGCCGATGGGATCAAGCACGCAGGCCGTGTTCGAATTATCCGGGATCAAGGTGCTGCGGGCCTCACATCCCGATGAAGTACGCGAGGTCGTCGAGGCCGGGGCAGGGCAGGCTTATAACGCCTGTACGCCAACTGCCGTTTTGCTGTCGCAGCGTCTGATCGGTGCAAAGGTTTTCGTGAAATGA
- the cnbZ gene encoding 2-amino-5-chloromuconate deaminase CnbZ, with product MTTQDFSAGNYRFIPAVFQYSSGAAANAGFEIERVRFDRLLPLAEGFAQVAKYIQSARRPLTSFCACELRSPAVFTEDGFRKFNEHYVKTLAEWGLFDGTTNPVARSNVCLEIDPPAEPSFYAFSFTRPSGHATPSFVIAGGAETRGGSGSYPERIVRYRETSVEALKEKVQCTVGQMEDRLRTFGFSWKDTTAAQAYSVRDFHPVMVDELVRRGAMRSGLTWHFARPPVVDLEFEMDCRRVTREVLI from the coding sequence ATGACGACGCAGGACTTTTCGGCCGGAAATTATCGTTTCATCCCGGCCGTGTTTCAATATTCCAGCGGTGCGGCGGCCAATGCAGGCTTTGAGATCGAGCGCGTGCGTTTCGACCGGCTGCTTCCGTTAGCCGAGGGTTTCGCGCAAGTCGCGAAGTACATTCAGTCCGCCCGGCGGCCGCTGACGTCGTTTTGTGCCTGTGAATTGCGCTCGCCGGCGGTGTTTACCGAGGACGGGTTTCGGAAATTCAACGAGCACTACGTCAAGACGCTTGCGGAATGGGGGCTGTTCGACGGCACCACCAATCCGGTGGCGCGGAGCAATGTCTGCCTCGAGATCGATCCGCCGGCCGAGCCGTCATTCTATGCGTTTTCCTTCACCCGGCCGAGCGGCCATGCGACGCCGTCGTTCGTGATTGCCGGGGGCGCCGAAACACGAGGTGGAAGTGGAAGCTACCCCGAGCGCATCGTGCGCTATCGCGAGACCAGCGTGGAAGCGCTGAAGGAGAAAGTCCAGTGCACGGTCGGACAGATGGAGGATCGGCTTCGAACCTTTGGATTTAGCTGGAAGGACACCACGGCGGCGCAAGCCTATTCCGTGCGTGATTTCCACCCGGTCATGGTCGATGAACTGGTTCGCCGCGGCGCCATGCGTTCGGGCCTGACCTGGCATTTTGCCCGGCCTCCGGTGGTCGATCTGGAATTCGAGATGGATTGCCGTCGTGTGACGCGGGAAGTGTTGATCTGA
- a CDS encoding efflux RND transporter periplasmic adaptor subunit: MNIATEAHIAGKPIVEKPRARPVRMVRWFIIVGLLLALLVGALVGFNAFRDHAIKQFFAGNKPPPTSVAIAEAKSEVIPNLLTAVGDLAAVHQVNVTSDVSGRIIDIMFTAGSTVKSGSPLVQLFDAPDQGDLANFKAQAVVAQLSLDRAKQLAARQFGPQATVDQAQATYDQANAGIAKTEALISQKLVRAPFDGELGVRHVEVGQFLTAGTQIVTLTDLSMLYANFTVTEKQSAQLKVGQTVRVAVDAYPGRTFEGKITAIEPQISTDTRNIHVQATIENPDHILKPGMFATTTVVLPDNLPVITVPETAVDYTLYGDSVFVLTEKTGDDGKTSLTAVRTFVRTGNRIDGRAEIVSGVKPGDRVVAVGQLKLQSGAAVSISTDQPPPIPANPPRY, encoded by the coding sequence ATGAATATTGCGACCGAAGCCCATATCGCGGGCAAGCCGATCGTCGAAAAACCGCGTGCGCGTCCGGTTCGGATGGTGCGCTGGTTCATCATTGTTGGACTGTTGCTCGCGTTGCTGGTGGGGGCGCTGGTCGGTTTCAACGCCTTCCGCGACCACGCGATCAAGCAGTTCTTTGCCGGCAACAAGCCGCCTCCGACATCGGTCGCGATCGCCGAGGCCAAGTCCGAAGTGATTCCGAACCTGTTGACGGCGGTCGGTGACCTCGCTGCCGTGCACCAGGTGAACGTCACCTCTGATGTCAGCGGGCGCATCATCGATATCATGTTTACCGCAGGTTCCACCGTAAAGTCCGGAAGCCCGCTGGTGCAATTGTTCGACGCTCCCGATCAGGGCGATCTCGCGAACTTCAAGGCGCAGGCCGTCGTCGCGCAACTGTCGCTGGATCGCGCCAAGCAGCTTGCGGCGCGTCAGTTCGGTCCGCAGGCAACCGTCGATCAGGCACAGGCGACCTATGACCAGGCCAATGCGGGTATCGCCAAAACCGAGGCACTGATCTCGCAAAAGCTGGTGCGGGCCCCGTTCGACGGCGAGCTTGGCGTTCGTCACGTCGAGGTCGGCCAGTTCCTCACCGCCGGTACGCAGATCGTGACGTTGACGGATTTGTCGATGCTCTACGCCAATTTCACGGTGACGGAGAAGCAGAGCGCGCAACTCAAGGTCGGTCAGACCGTGCGCGTGGCGGTCGACGCCTATCCCGGCCGCACGTTCGAAGGAAAAATCACCGCGATCGAGCCTCAGATCTCAACTGATACGCGCAACATCCATGTTCAGGCGACGATCGAGAATCCCGATCACATCCTGAAACCTGGGATGTTCGCGACCACGACGGTGGTGCTGCCCGACAACCTGCCGGTCATCACCGTTCCCGAAACAGCTGTCGATTATACGCTGTATGGCGACTCCGTTTTTGTTCTGACCGAGAAGACGGGGGATGACGGCAAGACCAGCCTGACCGCCGTGCGCACCTTCGTGCGTACCGGCAACCGGATTGACGGAAGAGCCGAAATCGTCAGCGGAGTGAAGCCCGGTGACCGGGTGGTCGCCGTGGGCCAGCTCAAGCTGCAATCGGGAGCGGCGGTATCGATCTCAACTGATCAGCCGCCGCCGATTCCGGCAAATCCGCCGCGTTACTGA
- a CDS encoding TetR/AcrR family transcriptional regulator: protein MSTLRMTSDLRRQLILGAAKRCFARNGFAGTTTKSVAAAAAISEGLLFKHFPSKAALYAEILAEECEADPHLAHLLGQEPSTGTLVELVKGMVRHFMQISDGPDEEEAQRLRLMTTSHLDDGEFARILYAKVGNLIGPIFTNSLDRAVAAGEASRIGSEPLNLFWFAHHTVLMAALTRLPVIPCLAYGNVADLERQLCEFILRGIGLNETAIVSHLDRQLSRDPGQSVIAESA, encoded by the coding sequence ATGTCTACCTTGCGCATGACCAGCGACCTGCGGCGGCAACTCATTCTGGGTGCAGCCAAGCGTTGCTTTGCCCGCAACGGTTTTGCGGGCACCACGACCAAGAGCGTCGCGGCGGCCGCCGCGATCTCGGAAGGACTGCTGTTCAAGCATTTTCCGTCCAAAGCGGCGCTCTACGCCGAAATCCTCGCAGAGGAGTGCGAGGCCGATCCACATCTGGCCCATCTCCTCGGACAGGAGCCCTCGACCGGGACGCTCGTCGAACTGGTCAAAGGCATGGTCCGGCACTTCATGCAAATATCGGATGGGCCGGATGAAGAGGAAGCGCAACGCCTGCGGCTGATGACCACCAGTCATCTCGACGATGGCGAATTCGCAAGGATACTGTATGCGAAGGTCGGGAATCTGATCGGGCCGATATTTACTAACTCGCTGGATCGCGCCGTGGCGGCCGGCGAAGCGTCGCGTATCGGGAGCGAGCCGCTGAATCTGTTCTGGTTCGCGCACCACACGGTGCTGATGGCGGCGTTAACGAGACTTCCGGTTATCCCCTGTCTCGCTTACGGCAATGTCGCCGATCTCGAACGGCAGCTTTGTGAATTCATTCTCCGCGGAATTGGGCTCAACGAAACCGCGATTGTCTCGCATCTGGATCGCCAATTGTCACGGGATCCAGGGCAATCGGTAATTGCAGAAAGTGCATGA